Proteins found in one Orcinus orca chromosome 11, mOrcOrc1.1, whole genome shotgun sequence genomic segment:
- the PRPF40B gene encoding pre-mRNA-processing factor 40 homolog B isoform X6, whose translation MKTRSNILFIRRRVMRWQDQREATEVGSRFWSPAPSSACPLPTGAPHDATTLHASSRNPPTFSSNGAPPDESETTGHPPHATWHHAPNASTNRGTTTTHTDTRNGTTHDARDADASGARHRSAAVAGTGPPRALWSEHVAPDGRIYYYNADDKQSVWEKPSVLKSKAELLLSQCPWKEYKSDTGKPYYYNNQTLVKQEAAGKRQQPRTLQPQPSQPQPDPPPVPPGPTLVPTGLLEPEPGGSEDCDVSEAAQPLEQGFLQQPEEGPSSSAGQHQPPQQEEEESKPEPERSGLSWSNREKAKQAFKELLRDKAVPSNASWEQAMKMVVTDPRYSALPKLSEKKQAFNAYKAQREKEEKEEARLKAKEAKQTLQHFLEQHERMTSTTRYRRAEQTFGELEVWAVVPERDRKEVYDDVLFFLAKKEKEQAKQLRRRNIQALKSILDGMSSVNFQTTWSQAQQYLMDNPSFAQDHQLQNMDKEDALICFEEHIRALEREEEEERERARLRERRQQRKNREAFQTFLDELHETGQLHSMSTWMELYPAVSTDVRFANMLGQPGSTPLDLFKFYVEELKARFHDEKKIIKDILKDRGFSVEVNTAFEDFAHVISFDKRAAALDAGNIKLTFNSLLEKAEAREREREKEEARRLRRREAAFRSMLRQAVPAVELGTAWEEVRERFVCDSAFEQITLESERIRLFREFLQVLETECQHLHSKGRKHGRKGKKHHRKRSHSPSGSESEDEELPPPSLRPPRRRRRNPSESGSEPSSSLDSIESGGAALGGRGSPSSRLLLGSDHGLRKVKKPKKRTKKRRHKSNSPESETDPEEKAGKESDEKEPEQDKDRDLRRAELPNRSAGFGIKKEKTGWDTSESELSEGELERRRRTLLQQLDDHQ comes from the exons ATGAAGACCAGAAGTAACATTCTGTTCATCAGAAGGAGAGTGATGAGATGGCAGGATCAGAGAGAAGCAACGGAAG TCGGTTCCCGATTCTGGTCCCCGGCCCCCAGCAGCGCCTGCCCCCTTCCCACCGGGGCCCCCCATGATGCCACCACCCTTC ATGCCTCCTCCAGGAATCCCCCCACCTTTTCCTCCAATGGGGCTCCCCCCGATGAGTCAGAGACCACCGGCCATCCCCCCCATGCCACCTGGCATCATGCCCCCAATGCTTCCACCAATAGGGGCACCACCACCACTCACACAG ATACCAGGAATGGTACCACCCATGATGCCAGGGATGCTGATGCCAGCGGTGCCCGTCACCGCAGCG CTGCTGTGGCTGGGACGGGCCCTCCG agggCCCTGTGGAGTGAGCATGTGGCCCCTGATGGGCGCATCTACTACTACAATGCTGATGACAAGCAGTCCGTGTGGGAGAAGCCCAGCGTGCTCAAGTCCAAGGCAGAG CTCCTGCTATCCCAGTGTCCCTGGAAAGAGTACAAGTCGGACACAGGCAAACCTTACTACTATAACAACCAGA CTCTAGTCAAACAAGAGGCTGCAGG GAAACGGCAGCAGCCACGGACACTACAGCCTCAGCCTTCTCAGCCACAGCCTGACCCCCCACCTGTGCCGCCTGGCCCCACCTTGGTGCCCACGGGCCTCCTAGAACCTGAGCCAGGTGGGAGTGAAGATTGCGATGTGTCAGAGGCTGCCCAGCCTCTGGAGCAGGGGTTCCTGCAGCAGCCAGAGGAGGGCCCCAGCAG TTCTGCTGGACAGCATCAGCCACcacagcaggaggaagaggaatcaaAGCCAGAACCGGAGAGGTCTGGCCTCAGTTGGAGCAATCGGGAGAAGGCAAAGCAGGCCTTCAAGGAGCTGCTGAGGGATAAG GCTGTCCCCTCCAATGCTTCGTGGGAACAGGCCATGAAGATGGTGGTCACCGACCCCCGTTACAG TGCCTTGCCCAAACTGAGTGAGAAAAAGCAGGCATTCAATGCCTACAAGGCGCAgcgggagaaggaggagaaggaagaggcccGGCTAAAAGCCAAGGAGGCCAAGCAGACCTTGCAGCATTTCTTGGAGCAGCATGAGCGCATGACCTCCACCACCCGCTACCG GCGGGCAGAACAGACCTTTGGGGAGCTGGAGGTCTGGGCTGTGGTCCCCGAGAGGGATCGAAAAGAGGTTTATGATGATGTCCTTTTCTTCCTGGCCAAGAAGGAGAAG GAACAGGCCAAGCAGCTCCGGCGCCGCAACATCCAGGCCCTGAAGAGCATCCTGGATGGGATGAGTAGCGTCAACTTCCAAACCACATGGTCCCAGGCCCAGCAGTACCTCATGGATAACCCCAGCTTTGCTCAGGACCATCAGCTACAGA ACATGGACAAGGAAGATGCGCTGATCTGCTTTGAGGAGCACATCCGTGCtttggagagggaggaggaggaggagcgagAGAGGGCCCGGCTTCGGGAGCGGCGCCAGCAGCGCAAGAACCGGGAGGCCTTTCAG ACCTTCCTGGATGAGCTGCACGAGACAGGGCAGCTGCACTCTATGTCCACCTGGATGGAGCTGTACCCAGCAGTCAGCACTGATGTCCGCTTTGCCAACATGCTGGGCCAGCCGG GCTCCACCCCTCTGGACTTATTCAAGTTCTATGTGGAGGAGTTGAAGGCACGATTCCATGATGAGAAGAAGATCATTAAGGACATCCTTAAG GACCGGGGCTTCTCCGTGGAGGTGAACACAGCCTTTGAGGACTTCGCCCACGTCATAAGCTTTGACAAGAGGGCTGCTGCGCTGGATGCAGGCAACATCAAGCTGACTTTCAATAGT CTGCTGGAGAAAGCAGAGGCGCGGGAGAGAGAGCGGGAGAAGGAGGAGGCACGAAGGCTGCGGCGCAGAGAAGCTGCCTTTCGAAGCATGCTGAGGCAGGCTGTGCCTGCTGTGGAGCTGGGCACTGCCTGGGAAGAG GTCCGTGAGCGCTTTGTGTGCGACTCAGCCTTTGAGCAGATCACCCTGGAGTCGGAGCGGATCCGGCTCTTCCGGGAGTTCCTGCAGGTACTGGAG ACTGAATGCCAGCACCTCCACAGCAAAGGCCGGAAACACGGCAGAAAGGGCAAGAAGCACCATCGCAAGCGTTCCCACTCGCCCTCA GGCTCTGAGTCAGAAGATGAAGAGCTGCCCCCACCATCTCTCCGGCCCCCCAGGCGGAGGCGGCGGAACCCCTCGGAGTCAGGCTCTGAGCCCTCTTCCTCACTTGATTCTATTGAAAGTGGGGGTGCTGCCCTTGGAGGACGGGGTTCCCCATCCTCCCGCCTTCTCCTTGGATCAG ATCATGGCCTTCGGAAAGTCAAGAAACCAAAAAAGAGAACTAAGAAGAGAAGACACAAGTCG AACAGTCCTGAGAGTGAGACAGACCCTGAGGAGAAAGCGGGCAAGGAGAGTGATGAGAAAGAACCAGAGCAGGACAAGGACAGGGACCTCCGGCGGGCAGAGCTCCCTAACCGCTCCGCAGGCTTTGGAATCAAGAAGGAGAAG ACGGGCTGGGACACGTCGGAAAGCGAGCTGAGCGAGGGTGAGCTGGAAAGACGGCGGCGGACGCTCCTGCAGCAGCTGGATGACCACCAGTGA
- the PRPF40B gene encoding pre-mRNA-processing factor 40 homolog B isoform X8 — MKTRSNILFIRRRVMRWQDQREATEDASSRNPPTFSSNGAPPDESETTGHPPHATWHHAPNASTNRGTTTTHTDTRNGTTHDARDADASGARHRSAAVAGTGPPRALWSEHVAPDGRIYYYNADDKQSVWEKPSVLKSKAELLLSQCPWKEYKSDTGKPYYYNNQSKESRWTRPKDLDDLEALVKQEAAGKRQQPRTLQPQPSQPQPDPPPVPPGPTLVPTGLLEPEPGGSEDCDVSEAAQPLEQGFLQQPEEGPSSSAGQHQPPQQEEEESKPEPERSGLSWSNREKAKQAFKELLRDKAVPSNASWEQAMKMVVTDPRYSALPKLSEKKQAFNAYKAQREKEEKEEARLKAKEAKQTLQHFLEQHERMTSTTRYRRAEQTFGELEVWAVVPERDRKEVYDDVLFFLAKKEKEQAKQLRRRNIQALKSILDGMSSVNFQTTWSQAQQYLMDNPSFAQDHQLQNMDKEDALICFEEHIRALEREEEEERERARLRERRQQRKNREAFQTFLDELHETGQLHSMSTWMELYPAVSTDVRFANMLGQPGSTPLDLFKFYVEELKARFHDEKKIIKDILKDRGFSVEVNTAFEDFAHVISFDKRAAALDAGNIKLTFNSLLEKAEAREREREKEEARRLRRREAAFRSMLRQAVPAVELGTAWEEVRERFVCDSAFEQITLESERIRLFREFLQVLETECQHLHSKGRKHGRKGKKHHRKRSHSPSGSESEDEELPPPSLRPPRRRRRNPSESGSEPSSSLDSIESGGAALGGRGSPSSRLLLGSDHGLRKVKKPKKRTKKRRHKSNSPESETDPEEKAGKESDEKEPEQDKDRDLRRAELPNRSAGFGIKKEKTGWDTSESELSEGELERRRRTLLQQLDDHQ, encoded by the exons ATGAAGACCAGAAGTAACATTCTGTTCATCAGAAGGAGAGTGATGAGATGGCAGGATCAGAGAGAAGCAACGGAAG ATGCCTCCTCCAGGAATCCCCCCACCTTTTCCTCCAATGGGGCTCCCCCCGATGAGTCAGAGACCACCGGCCATCCCCCCCATGCCACCTGGCATCATGCCCCCAATGCTTCCACCAATAGGGGCACCACCACCACTCACACAG ATACCAGGAATGGTACCACCCATGATGCCAGGGATGCTGATGCCAGCGGTGCCCGTCACCGCAGCG CTGCTGTGGCTGGGACGGGCCCTCCG agggCCCTGTGGAGTGAGCATGTGGCCCCTGATGGGCGCATCTACTACTACAATGCTGATGACAAGCAGTCCGTGTGGGAGAAGCCCAGCGTGCTCAAGTCCAAGGCAGAG CTCCTGCTATCCCAGTGTCCCTGGAAAGAGTACAAGTCGGACACAGGCAAACCTTACTACTATAACAACCAGAGTAAGGAGTCCCGCTGGACCCGGCCCAAGGACCTGGATGACCTGGAGG CTCTAGTCAAACAAGAGGCTGCAGG GAAACGGCAGCAGCCACGGACACTACAGCCTCAGCCTTCTCAGCCACAGCCTGACCCCCCACCTGTGCCGCCTGGCCCCACCTTGGTGCCCACGGGCCTCCTAGAACCTGAGCCAGGTGGGAGTGAAGATTGCGATGTGTCAGAGGCTGCCCAGCCTCTGGAGCAGGGGTTCCTGCAGCAGCCAGAGGAGGGCCCCAGCAG TTCTGCTGGACAGCATCAGCCACcacagcaggaggaagaggaatcaaAGCCAGAACCGGAGAGGTCTGGCCTCAGTTGGAGCAATCGGGAGAAGGCAAAGCAGGCCTTCAAGGAGCTGCTGAGGGATAAG GCTGTCCCCTCCAATGCTTCGTGGGAACAGGCCATGAAGATGGTGGTCACCGACCCCCGTTACAG TGCCTTGCCCAAACTGAGTGAGAAAAAGCAGGCATTCAATGCCTACAAGGCGCAgcgggagaaggaggagaaggaagaggcccGGCTAAAAGCCAAGGAGGCCAAGCAGACCTTGCAGCATTTCTTGGAGCAGCATGAGCGCATGACCTCCACCACCCGCTACCG GCGGGCAGAACAGACCTTTGGGGAGCTGGAGGTCTGGGCTGTGGTCCCCGAGAGGGATCGAAAAGAGGTTTATGATGATGTCCTTTTCTTCCTGGCCAAGAAGGAGAAG GAACAGGCCAAGCAGCTCCGGCGCCGCAACATCCAGGCCCTGAAGAGCATCCTGGATGGGATGAGTAGCGTCAACTTCCAAACCACATGGTCCCAGGCCCAGCAGTACCTCATGGATAACCCCAGCTTTGCTCAGGACCATCAGCTACAGA ACATGGACAAGGAAGATGCGCTGATCTGCTTTGAGGAGCACATCCGTGCtttggagagggaggaggaggaggagcgagAGAGGGCCCGGCTTCGGGAGCGGCGCCAGCAGCGCAAGAACCGGGAGGCCTTTCAG ACCTTCCTGGATGAGCTGCACGAGACAGGGCAGCTGCACTCTATGTCCACCTGGATGGAGCTGTACCCAGCAGTCAGCACTGATGTCCGCTTTGCCAACATGCTGGGCCAGCCGG GCTCCACCCCTCTGGACTTATTCAAGTTCTATGTGGAGGAGTTGAAGGCACGATTCCATGATGAGAAGAAGATCATTAAGGACATCCTTAAG GACCGGGGCTTCTCCGTGGAGGTGAACACAGCCTTTGAGGACTTCGCCCACGTCATAAGCTTTGACAAGAGGGCTGCTGCGCTGGATGCAGGCAACATCAAGCTGACTTTCAATAGT CTGCTGGAGAAAGCAGAGGCGCGGGAGAGAGAGCGGGAGAAGGAGGAGGCACGAAGGCTGCGGCGCAGAGAAGCTGCCTTTCGAAGCATGCTGAGGCAGGCTGTGCCTGCTGTGGAGCTGGGCACTGCCTGGGAAGAG GTCCGTGAGCGCTTTGTGTGCGACTCAGCCTTTGAGCAGATCACCCTGGAGTCGGAGCGGATCCGGCTCTTCCGGGAGTTCCTGCAGGTACTGGAG ACTGAATGCCAGCACCTCCACAGCAAAGGCCGGAAACACGGCAGAAAGGGCAAGAAGCACCATCGCAAGCGTTCCCACTCGCCCTCA GGCTCTGAGTCAGAAGATGAAGAGCTGCCCCCACCATCTCTCCGGCCCCCCAGGCGGAGGCGGCGGAACCCCTCGGAGTCAGGCTCTGAGCCCTCTTCCTCACTTGATTCTATTGAAAGTGGGGGTGCTGCCCTTGGAGGACGGGGTTCCCCATCCTCCCGCCTTCTCCTTGGATCAG ATCATGGCCTTCGGAAAGTCAAGAAACCAAAAAAGAGAACTAAGAAGAGAAGACACAAGTCG AACAGTCCTGAGAGTGAGACAGACCCTGAGGAGAAAGCGGGCAAGGAGAGTGATGAGAAAGAACCAGAGCAGGACAAGGACAGGGACCTCCGGCGGGCAGAGCTCCCTAACCGCTCCGCAGGCTTTGGAATCAAGAAGGAGAAG ACGGGCTGGGACACGTCGGAAAGCGAGCTGAGCGAGGGTGAGCTGGAAAGACGGCGGCGGACGCTCCTGCAGCAGCTGGATGACCACCAGTGA
- the PRPF40B gene encoding pre-mRNA-processing factor 40 homolog B isoform X1 yields MKTRSNILFIRRRVMRWQDQREATEVGSRFWSPAPSSACPLPTGAPHDATTLHASSRNPPTFSSNGAPPDESETTGHPPHATWHHAPNASTNRGTTTTHTDTRNGTTHDARDADASGARHRSAAVAGTGPPRALWSEHVAPDGRIYYYNADDKQSVWEKPSVLKSKAELLLSQCPWKEYKSDTGKPYYYNNQSKESRWTRPKDLDDLEALVKQEAAGKRQQPRTLQPQPSQPQPDPPPVPPGPTLVPTGLLEPEPGGSEDCDVSEAAQPLEQGFLQQPEEGPSSSAGQHQPPQQEEEESKPEPERSGLSWSNREKAKQAFKELLRDKAVPSNASWEQAMKMVVTDPRYSALPKLSEKKQAFNAYKAQREKEEKEEARLKAKEAKQTLQHFLEQHERMTSTTRYRRAEQTFGELEVWAVVPERDRKEVYDDVLFFLAKKEKEQAKQLRRRNIQALKSILDGMSSVNFQTTWSQAQQYLMDNPSFAQDHQLQNMDKEDALICFEEHIRALEREEEEERERARLRERRQQRKNREAFQTFLDELHETGQLHSMSTWMELYPAVSTDVRFANMLGQPGSTPLDLFKFYVEELKARFHDEKKIIKDILKDRGFSVEVNTAFEDFAHVISFDKRAAALDAGNIKLTFNSLLEKAEAREREREKEEARRLRRREAAFRSMLRQAVPAVELGTAWEEVRERFVCDSAFEQITLESERIRLFREFLQVLETECQHLHSKGRKHGRKGKKHHRKRSHSPSGSESEDEELPPPSLRPPRRRRRNPSESGSEPSSSLDSIESGGAALGGRGSPSSRLLLGSDHGLRKVKKPKKRTKKRRHKSNSPESETDPEEKAGKESDEKEPEQDKDRDLRRAELPNRSAGFGIKKEKTGWDTSESELSEGELERRRRTLLQQLDDHQ; encoded by the exons ATGAAGACCAGAAGTAACATTCTGTTCATCAGAAGGAGAGTGATGAGATGGCAGGATCAGAGAGAAGCAACGGAAG TCGGTTCCCGATTCTGGTCCCCGGCCCCCAGCAGCGCCTGCCCCCTTCCCACCGGGGCCCCCCATGATGCCACCACCCTTC ATGCCTCCTCCAGGAATCCCCCCACCTTTTCCTCCAATGGGGCTCCCCCCGATGAGTCAGAGACCACCGGCCATCCCCCCCATGCCACCTGGCATCATGCCCCCAATGCTTCCACCAATAGGGGCACCACCACCACTCACACAG ATACCAGGAATGGTACCACCCATGATGCCAGGGATGCTGATGCCAGCGGTGCCCGTCACCGCAGCG CTGCTGTGGCTGGGACGGGCCCTCCG agggCCCTGTGGAGTGAGCATGTGGCCCCTGATGGGCGCATCTACTACTACAATGCTGATGACAAGCAGTCCGTGTGGGAGAAGCCCAGCGTGCTCAAGTCCAAGGCAGAG CTCCTGCTATCCCAGTGTCCCTGGAAAGAGTACAAGTCGGACACAGGCAAACCTTACTACTATAACAACCAGAGTAAGGAGTCCCGCTGGACCCGGCCCAAGGACCTGGATGACCTGGAGG CTCTAGTCAAACAAGAGGCTGCAGG GAAACGGCAGCAGCCACGGACACTACAGCCTCAGCCTTCTCAGCCACAGCCTGACCCCCCACCTGTGCCGCCTGGCCCCACCTTGGTGCCCACGGGCCTCCTAGAACCTGAGCCAGGTGGGAGTGAAGATTGCGATGTGTCAGAGGCTGCCCAGCCTCTGGAGCAGGGGTTCCTGCAGCAGCCAGAGGAGGGCCCCAGCAG TTCTGCTGGACAGCATCAGCCACcacagcaggaggaagaggaatcaaAGCCAGAACCGGAGAGGTCTGGCCTCAGTTGGAGCAATCGGGAGAAGGCAAAGCAGGCCTTCAAGGAGCTGCTGAGGGATAAG GCTGTCCCCTCCAATGCTTCGTGGGAACAGGCCATGAAGATGGTGGTCACCGACCCCCGTTACAG TGCCTTGCCCAAACTGAGTGAGAAAAAGCAGGCATTCAATGCCTACAAGGCGCAgcgggagaaggaggagaaggaagaggcccGGCTAAAAGCCAAGGAGGCCAAGCAGACCTTGCAGCATTTCTTGGAGCAGCATGAGCGCATGACCTCCACCACCCGCTACCG GCGGGCAGAACAGACCTTTGGGGAGCTGGAGGTCTGGGCTGTGGTCCCCGAGAGGGATCGAAAAGAGGTTTATGATGATGTCCTTTTCTTCCTGGCCAAGAAGGAGAAG GAACAGGCCAAGCAGCTCCGGCGCCGCAACATCCAGGCCCTGAAGAGCATCCTGGATGGGATGAGTAGCGTCAACTTCCAAACCACATGGTCCCAGGCCCAGCAGTACCTCATGGATAACCCCAGCTTTGCTCAGGACCATCAGCTACAGA ACATGGACAAGGAAGATGCGCTGATCTGCTTTGAGGAGCACATCCGTGCtttggagagggaggaggaggaggagcgagAGAGGGCCCGGCTTCGGGAGCGGCGCCAGCAGCGCAAGAACCGGGAGGCCTTTCAG ACCTTCCTGGATGAGCTGCACGAGACAGGGCAGCTGCACTCTATGTCCACCTGGATGGAGCTGTACCCAGCAGTCAGCACTGATGTCCGCTTTGCCAACATGCTGGGCCAGCCGG GCTCCACCCCTCTGGACTTATTCAAGTTCTATGTGGAGGAGTTGAAGGCACGATTCCATGATGAGAAGAAGATCATTAAGGACATCCTTAAG GACCGGGGCTTCTCCGTGGAGGTGAACACAGCCTTTGAGGACTTCGCCCACGTCATAAGCTTTGACAAGAGGGCTGCTGCGCTGGATGCAGGCAACATCAAGCTGACTTTCAATAGT CTGCTGGAGAAAGCAGAGGCGCGGGAGAGAGAGCGGGAGAAGGAGGAGGCACGAAGGCTGCGGCGCAGAGAAGCTGCCTTTCGAAGCATGCTGAGGCAGGCTGTGCCTGCTGTGGAGCTGGGCACTGCCTGGGAAGAG GTCCGTGAGCGCTTTGTGTGCGACTCAGCCTTTGAGCAGATCACCCTGGAGTCGGAGCGGATCCGGCTCTTCCGGGAGTTCCTGCAGGTACTGGAG ACTGAATGCCAGCACCTCCACAGCAAAGGCCGGAAACACGGCAGAAAGGGCAAGAAGCACCATCGCAAGCGTTCCCACTCGCCCTCA GGCTCTGAGTCAGAAGATGAAGAGCTGCCCCCACCATCTCTCCGGCCCCCCAGGCGGAGGCGGCGGAACCCCTCGGAGTCAGGCTCTGAGCCCTCTTCCTCACTTGATTCTATTGAAAGTGGGGGTGCTGCCCTTGGAGGACGGGGTTCCCCATCCTCCCGCCTTCTCCTTGGATCAG ATCATGGCCTTCGGAAAGTCAAGAAACCAAAAAAGAGAACTAAGAAGAGAAGACACAAGTCG AACAGTCCTGAGAGTGAGACAGACCCTGAGGAGAAAGCGGGCAAGGAGAGTGATGAGAAAGAACCAGAGCAGGACAAGGACAGGGACCTCCGGCGGGCAGAGCTCCCTAACCGCTCCGCAGGCTTTGGAATCAAGAAGGAGAAG ACGGGCTGGGACACGTCGGAAAGCGAGCTGAGCGAGGGTGAGCTGGAAAGACGGCGGCGGACGCTCCTGCAGCAGCTGGATGACCACCAGTGA
- the PRPF40B gene encoding pre-mRNA-processing factor 40 homolog B isoform X3 encodes MAGSERSNGSTHYVPDTAADTRNPAFNKSDTMSALMECYYSLSVPDSGPRPPAAPAPFPPGPPMMPPPFMPPPGIPPPFPPMGLPPMSQRPPAIPPMPPGIMPPMLPPIGAPPPLTQIPGMVPPMMPGMLMPAVPVTAATAPGADTASSAVAGTGPPRALWSEHVAPDGRIYYYNADDKQSVWEKPSVLKSKAELLLSQCPWKEYKSDTGKPYYYNNQSKESRWTRPKDLDDLEALVKQEAAGKRQQPRTLQPQPSQPQPDPPPVPPGPTLVPTGLLEPEPGGSEDCDVSEAAQPLEQGFLQQPEEGPSSSAGQHQPPQQEEEESKPEPERSGLSWSNREKAKQAFKELLRDKAVPSNASWEQAMKMVVTDPRYSALPKLSEKKQAFNAYKAQREKEEKEEARLKAKEAKQTLQHFLEQHERMTSTTRYRRAEQTFGELEVWAVVPERDRKEVYDDVLFFLAKKEKEQAKQLRRRNIQALKSILDGMSSVNFQTTWSQAQQYLMDNPSFAQDHQLQNMDKEDALICFEEHIRALEREEEEERERARLRERRQQRKNREAFQTFLDELHETGQLHSMSTWMELYPAVSTDVRFANMLGQPGSTPLDLFKFYVEELKARFHDEKKIIKDILKDRGFSVEVNTAFEDFAHVISFDKRAAALDAGNIKLTFNSLLEKAEAREREREKEEARRLRRREAAFRSMLRQAVPAVELGTAWEEVRERFVCDSAFEQITLESERIRLFREFLQVLETECQHLHSKGRKHGRKGKKHHRKRSHSPSGSESEDEELPPPSLRPPRRRRRNPSESGSEPSSSLDSIESGGAALGGRGSPSSRLLLGSDHGLRKVKKPKKRTKKRRHKSNSPESETDPEEKAGKESDEKEPEQDKDRDLRRAELPNRSAGFGIKKEKTGWDTSESELSEGELERRRRTLLQQLDDHQ; translated from the exons ATGGCAGGATCAGAGAGAAGCAACGGAAG tacccattatgtgccagacactgcggCAGATACCAGGAATCCAGCTTTCAACAAGTCAGATACGATGTCTGCCCTCATGGAATGTTATTATTCTCTG TCGGTTCCCGATTCTGGTCCCCGGCCCCCAGCAGCGCCTGCCCCCTTCCCACCGGGGCCCCCCATGATGCCACCACCCTTC ATGCCTCCTCCAGGAATCCCCCCACCTTTTCCTCCAATGGGGCTCCCCCCGATGAGTCAGAGACCACCGGCCATCCCCCCCATGCCACCTGGCATCATGCCCCCAATGCTTCCACCAATAGGGGCACCACCACCACTCACACAG ATACCAGGAATGGTACCACCCATGATGCCAGGGATGCTGATGCCAGCGGTGCCCGTCACCGCAGCG ACGGCTCCAGGTGCGGACACCGCCAGCT CTGCTGTGGCTGGGACGGGCCCTCCG agggCCCTGTGGAGTGAGCATGTGGCCCCTGATGGGCGCATCTACTACTACAATGCTGATGACAAGCAGTCCGTGTGGGAGAAGCCCAGCGTGCTCAAGTCCAAGGCAGAG CTCCTGCTATCCCAGTGTCCCTGGAAAGAGTACAAGTCGGACACAGGCAAACCTTACTACTATAACAACCAGAGTAAGGAGTCCCGCTGGACCCGGCCCAAGGACCTGGATGACCTGGAGG CTCTAGTCAAACAAGAGGCTGCAGG GAAACGGCAGCAGCCACGGACACTACAGCCTCAGCCTTCTCAGCCACAGCCTGACCCCCCACCTGTGCCGCCTGGCCCCACCTTGGTGCCCACGGGCCTCCTAGAACCTGAGCCAGGTGGGAGTGAAGATTGCGATGTGTCAGAGGCTGCCCAGCCTCTGGAGCAGGGGTTCCTGCAGCAGCCAGAGGAGGGCCCCAGCAG TTCTGCTGGACAGCATCAGCCACcacagcaggaggaagaggaatcaaAGCCAGAACCGGAGAGGTCTGGCCTCAGTTGGAGCAATCGGGAGAAGGCAAAGCAGGCCTTCAAGGAGCTGCTGAGGGATAAG GCTGTCCCCTCCAATGCTTCGTGGGAACAGGCCATGAAGATGGTGGTCACCGACCCCCGTTACAG TGCCTTGCCCAAACTGAGTGAGAAAAAGCAGGCATTCAATGCCTACAAGGCGCAgcgggagaaggaggagaaggaagaggcccGGCTAAAAGCCAAGGAGGCCAAGCAGACCTTGCAGCATTTCTTGGAGCAGCATGAGCGCATGACCTCCACCACCCGCTACCG GCGGGCAGAACAGACCTTTGGGGAGCTGGAGGTCTGGGCTGTGGTCCCCGAGAGGGATCGAAAAGAGGTTTATGATGATGTCCTTTTCTTCCTGGCCAAGAAGGAGAAG GAACAGGCCAAGCAGCTCCGGCGCCGCAACATCCAGGCCCTGAAGAGCATCCTGGATGGGATGAGTAGCGTCAACTTCCAAACCACATGGTCCCAGGCCCAGCAGTACCTCATGGATAACCCCAGCTTTGCTCAGGACCATCAGCTACAGA ACATGGACAAGGAAGATGCGCTGATCTGCTTTGAGGAGCACATCCGTGCtttggagagggaggaggaggaggagcgagAGAGGGCCCGGCTTCGGGAGCGGCGCCAGCAGCGCAAGAACCGGGAGGCCTTTCAG ACCTTCCTGGATGAGCTGCACGAGACAGGGCAGCTGCACTCTATGTCCACCTGGATGGAGCTGTACCCAGCAGTCAGCACTGATGTCCGCTTTGCCAACATGCTGGGCCAGCCGG GCTCCACCCCTCTGGACTTATTCAAGTTCTATGTGGAGGAGTTGAAGGCACGATTCCATGATGAGAAGAAGATCATTAAGGACATCCTTAAG GACCGGGGCTTCTCCGTGGAGGTGAACACAGCCTTTGAGGACTTCGCCCACGTCATAAGCTTTGACAAGAGGGCTGCTGCGCTGGATGCAGGCAACATCAAGCTGACTTTCAATAGT CTGCTGGAGAAAGCAGAGGCGCGGGAGAGAGAGCGGGAGAAGGAGGAGGCACGAAGGCTGCGGCGCAGAGAAGCTGCCTTTCGAAGCATGCTGAGGCAGGCTGTGCCTGCTGTGGAGCTGGGCACTGCCTGGGAAGAG GTCCGTGAGCGCTTTGTGTGCGACTCAGCCTTTGAGCAGATCACCCTGGAGTCGGAGCGGATCCGGCTCTTCCGGGAGTTCCTGCAGGTACTGGAG ACTGAATGCCAGCACCTCCACAGCAAAGGCCGGAAACACGGCAGAAAGGGCAAGAAGCACCATCGCAAGCGTTCCCACTCGCCCTCA GGCTCTGAGTCAGAAGATGAAGAGCTGCCCCCACCATCTCTCCGGCCCCCCAGGCGGAGGCGGCGGAACCCCTCGGAGTCAGGCTCTGAGCCCTCTTCCTCACTTGATTCTATTGAAAGTGGGGGTGCTGCCCTTGGAGGACGGGGTTCCCCATCCTCCCGCCTTCTCCTTGGATCAG ATCATGGCCTTCGGAAAGTCAAGAAACCAAAAAAGAGAACTAAGAAGAGAAGACACAAGTCG AACAGTCCTGAGAGTGAGACAGACCCTGAGGAGAAAGCGGGCAAGGAGAGTGATGAGAAAGAACCAGAGCAGGACAAGGACAGGGACCTCCGGCGGGCAGAGCTCCCTAACCGCTCCGCAGGCTTTGGAATCAAGAAGGAGAAG ACGGGCTGGGACACGTCGGAAAGCGAGCTGAGCGAGGGTGAGCTGGAAAGACGGCGGCGGACGCTCCTGCAGCAGCTGGATGACCACCAGTGA